The Pontibacter sp. SGAir0037 DNA segment TTACAGACAGAGCCTATTTGCTGTTTGAAGGAAAAATATTAAAATCCGGAACAGCAGAAGATCTGGCTGCCGATGAGCAGGTACGGCGTGTATACTTAGGTAAACACTTCGAGCTGAAGCGAAAGATATAACTAACCACTACCAGGAATAAGACTTTGGAAATCATTAACTCAATTGTGACGTGGGTCATGAAGAAGCGGATTGATCAGATAGATCATTTCCGTGAAAACCCACATGAGGTACAGGAAGAGCTCTTTTTTAACCTGATAGAAACGGCTAAAAATACAGACTGGGGTAAAAAGTATGGTTACAGAGATATCAAATCTGTAAGGGAGTTTCAGGAGCGGGTTCCTGTAAGCACTTACGAAGACCTGTTTCCTGAAATTGAAAGGGTGCTGAAGGGAGAGCAGAATGTGCTGTGGCCAAGTAGAATTGAGTGGTTTGCTAAATCTTCGGGCACAACAAATGCCCGAAGCAAGTATATACCGGTTAGCCCCGAATCGCTGGAAGACTGTCATTATAAAGGTGGCAAAGACATGCTCTCCATTTATGTGAATAATTACCCGGAAACAAAGCTTTTTACGGGTAAGGCCCTTTCTATTGGAGGTAGCCATCGGCCAAGCGAGTATAATGCAAAGATTTCCTGCGGTGATGTGTCGGCGGTTATCATGCAGAACCTGCCCATCTGGGCCGAAGCCATGCGTACACCTCCTCTTAAAGTTGCTCTAATGGACAACTGGGAGGAGAAGATTGCGAAGATGGTGGAGACAACTGTGGATGAAAATGTAACCAGCCTGAGTGGCGTACCTACCTGGACCTATGTATTGCTCAAGCGTATTCTGGAGGTGACAGGTAAAAAAGATATTACAGAAGTATGGCCCAGCATAGAATTGTTTACGCACGGTGCTGTGGCATTTGGACCTTACCGTCAGCTGTTCAAGGAAATTATTCCGACAGATAAAATGAACTACATGGAG contains these protein-coding regions:
- a CDS encoding GH3 auxin-responsive promoter family protein gives rise to the protein MKKRIDQIDHFRENPHEVQEELFFNLIETAKNTDWGKKYGYRDIKSVREFQERVPVSTYEDLFPEIERVLKGEQNVLWPSRIEWFAKSSGTTNARSKYIPVSPESLEDCHYKGGKDMLSIYVNNYPETKLFTGKALSIGGSHRPSEYNAKISCGDVSAVIMQNLPIWAEAMRTPPLKVALMDNWEEKIAKMVETTVDENVTSLSGVPTWTYVLLKRILEVTGKKDITEVWPSIELFTHGAVAFGPYRQLFKEIIPTDKMNYMEVYNASEGFFGIQDQCNTEDEMLLMLDYGVFYEFIPMDQIEEENPKALTLDQVELGKNYALIISTNAGLWRYKIGDTIRFTSIKPYRIKISGRTKHFINAFGEEVIVENAEVAITKACKATGAIITNFTAAPVYMESGKRGGHEWLIEFEKSPDNLERFTEVLDQTLREINSDYDAKRHKDIALQAPIVHAVPQGTFLSWLSKKGKLGGQNKIPRLSNSREYLEEIISLVES